A segment of the Scophthalmus maximus strain ysfricsl-2021 chromosome 11, ASM2237912v1, whole genome shotgun sequence genome:
GATGCTGTTCACTCCTTTGAGGGTCCTGGTGAAGTATTTCCACTTCATCCAGAGCCACGGACTGCTCTTTTCAACAGCTGTAGAGAGATCTTTGACCACTTGTCAGTTTGTCTTCCCTTGCAATTCCATCTCCTACCTCAGCTGTTCAGACCTTTGTTGTCCAGCCACATTACTGCGCGTGTCACTGCAGTTAGGTTGCAGGTAGGCTAGGGCTGTCTTggagattttccttttctccactCCTTCCCATCTCATACATTGTCTATGATGTACTGGTCCCAAGGCCAAGACTGCGCCTGCCATACTGCACCCAGCCCTCAATGTATCTTTGCTTTGGTGCAGCCTTTATCTACTTGGTTGCTGCAGCAGGTGTCTATTTCATCGCACTTCTGTGTTCCAAGAACCCTTTTATCTGGATGAGAATTGACAATATCAGTTGAACTTGATAAAAGCATGTTTGCCTAACTTATGCCACATTTGAAGAAAAGGACAGTCAGAATCAGATGCATCTGTAGCTTTTCATAATGAGCTTATGGCTATTTTTCAAAGAAACTTACTTTGTGGGTGTAAATTGTTCTTCTGTTTGGTCCTGCAGGTTTACCTACACAGAGGATCCAAACTATGGCCCATACCTGAAGAGTGTGAATGGTTTGGCCGGAAGTGATAAAGACCGAACATACTGGGAATTATTTGTCAAGACTCCGGATGGCAAAATCATAAGACCTAATGTTGGTGAGTCAACTAGGAAAATAGCTATCGatcaatcttttcatttcatcgtAAATCAGATTATAATACACAAAATGGATCTTGTTTGTAGGCATCGGATGTTACATTCCCAgcaaaaatgagaaaatcattCTGAAATTTTCAAAGTGGTGAATATCATGCAAATGATGTGCTTCAACATGGGATCAGAGAGCCAGCGTTGGAATCGTCTTTGTATCAGACAACGTGTATCTGTGTTTAATGCTGAGTGACATTAAAATCTGAATAAACAATCCTTCATCCATCATctgaataaatgtgttgatCTTAATGGACTCCAAtggattaataaataaataaatgaatgaatgaataaataaataaataaataaatgaattgttgTCAACTTTAGTGACAAGGAGACACCTGACAAGTTGATAGGTAAGCTGATTAGTCTTGACTTTATCCTGTTTATTATGTTTCAGAGGTGTGCCTAATGTGACAGAAGGTCAAACAACTGTTGCTGTGCAAGCTTCAAAGTGACAGAATTGATAACACTTCACTGAACAAATCTAGCATATGTTGATAAAACACTTAATTTTCAgaggtcaggtttttttttagctaattTTGTAACCTTTGCTTCGACATGTCATTTAATCAAACAGTTTTGATACTGTAGGCAAAAATGCCtctcaaagtattttttttttttttaaccgggcagttagcgattctacagcaaaacacattttgtaaaaaacaaatatttctcacTGTCCGCtggctgttggttctgtgtgcgtgcaagAAAGAATTCAgtgttttcggctcagcccaggctctgtaaatcaaaaacaaaacaaatggtgcaggctgcaccaacaacactgcgagtgcagtttgtaaacatcactcgccgACGTGCTAGCGGGCAGTGCTGCAACTCCGTggctttggcctagtggtttgcgcgtTGGTCTCCCACACACGGGTACgtggcccagccagagcaggactttcacaacaacaagaaatcATGCATATCTAGGTAGTTGACATTAAACAATTTTATCATTGATGTTTATTATTCTGAACTGATATTGTCaattcatttttcacctttATCTTAGGAAAGATAATAAAAGTTGTAAAGCAAATACAGGTGATGATCAAATTCAACCTTTCACATGATTTAAAATTTGTCACATTAAAGGTAGAGTAGGCGATTTCTGTGAGAagtattttctgtcatattacttgaaactcttgTAACATACCAATAGCGATGAATAAATTGAATGTTATGACattgaaacgaaaaaaaacactcatctgTGGTCgtggcaggactgtaaaaaccaCGTCcattcagaaagaaaacatttggatGAACCTGCTTTCTTCCTGCTTGCGCACACTCTGCTCGGGCGCGTGACCAGTCTCCTACAAGGCAAACAAACGAAGCAGAGGCTATATTGTGCCAATGTACGTACCccagataggaaatgtgtccctGGCCGCGGGAGCGCACATGCATTCAGCGAAGGTGGAGCTAAACTACTATGCTTTGATTTCACctaagtaaatgaaaaatagcAACATATGGATTGTTTAACTCATCgtttcagtattttatttttatcaacgAGGTTTTGCAAAGTAACACATGACTCATCTATcaaaataaatgcttttaatCGTCTGTACGTGTTATTgaattttgtattattcattgCACTGAATTGTACACTGAGAAACCAAggcaattatatatttttcctgtAATAAAGTAGTCATGCTATTTTACTGTTTGGAAGCTAGATCCAAACACGCTGAAATTCAACCTTTTGTAAGGAATTTGTTCATTCTAATACCGTACTATACGTTAAAATCAAGATCACTGTAATCATTTCAACACACTGCTCGCCTCAATTACATCTAGTTGACTCGAAATGTACATTCAACTGAATGCAGCATATTGTCAACAATATTTGGTTCCTGTGATCCACTTTTTCATTCCAAATAATAGCCTACCTTTGGATATTGTTGTAAATTATTCTGAATTTCCCCCTCCTTAAAGGGTAAATAATTATAaaccaaaaaattataatcatcATGATGACAGTGTAttgcatttatatagcgcttttcataACACAAAGCTATGAAGCTACTTGTCCTGCAGGCTGGACATGCAGTCTACGAAAATATGTATCCCACCTCCATAAGCAGTCTCTGCCCTACCATCAAGTGCTTCATTGTGTTTACACTTCAGATCATACTTAATAACCTCAGTGAGTATGAACAAGTTTCCTCTttcctagcaaacaaactacacttactacaagtatcactatCGCTAATAGGATAACATCTTGACAAATGTCCATGTTCATTGTGTGTATTACAAAATGTAGCAGTGCAAACAATATTTCATAACTTAAATTCAAGGTGATAATTGAGATGGCTCTGTGGAAATTTTTTATCAAGGTTCTGCCCACTCCGGTAAGTAAACAGTGATGACTGGAATAAAACACAGTGACGTTGGGTTCGCTGTCAGTTAAGTCTGCTGTACAACagtcctgatgatgatgaatcctGCTCTCCACTCTGCAgccctgctgttgctgctgctgctccctgggACTCTGACTCAAGGTAGGtttcataatattttttaaatttaatttcaaatgatttttttaggATTGGGTATCAAAAAATGTACCGTTtcaactgctgtttttgtcGTCTATCAGATCCAGTTCCCATTGATGTGGTGGTGGTCAACTCACAACATTCTACCCCGTTGACCTACCCCACTCATGTGGCACACAGAGGGATCCTAATAAGTGCACTGAAGAGACTCATGGACTCCAATGAGAACTTTAAGTAAGGTCACAACATCCATTGTCACCTGAGAGTGATTCTACAACTTGAAACCAGTTAATATACCCTGCTCTGTTGTGTAGGATTAGATGTAAATCTCCCTTATAGCACACCTGAGAGGGAGATACTGATATTGACCCTGCAGTTTGGTCCAGTAACCTTTGGGTTATCAAGAGGAAGATCCCTTTATTCGGTGTTTCGCTGACAGACCCACAACACCTCAAGAATGCTCAGCAGTGAATCCCAGCATCCTGGGCTCGCCCCTTGGATGCTGTTCACTCCTTTGAGGGTCCTGGTGAAGTATTTCCACTTCATCCAGAGCCACGGACTGCTCTTTTCAACAGCTGTAGAGAGATCTTTGACCACTTGTCAGTTTGTCTTCCCTTGCAATTCCATCTCCTACCTCAGCTGTTCAGACCTTTGTTGTCCAGCCACATTACTGCGCGTGTCACTGCAGTTAGGTTGCAGGTAGGCTAGGGCTGTCTTggagattttccttttctccactCCTTCCCATCTCATACATTGTCTATGATGTACTGGTCCCAAGGCCAAGACTGCGCCTGCCATACTGCACCCAGCCCTCAATGTATCTTTGCTTTGGTGCAGCCTTTATCTACTTGGTTGCTGCAGCAGGTGTCTATTTCATCGCACTTCTGTGTTCCAAGAACCCTTTTATCTGGATGAGAATTGACAATATCAGTTGAACTTGATAAAAGCATGTTTGCCTAACTTATGCCACATTTGAAGAAAAGGACAGTCAGAATCAGATGCATCTGTAGCTTTTCATAATGAGCTTATGGCTATTTTTCAAAGAAACTTACTTTGTGGGTGTAAattgttcttctgttttgtcctgCAGGTTTACCTACACAGAGGATCCAAACTATGGCCCATACCTGAAGAGTGTGAATGGTTTGGCCGGAAGTGATAAAGACCGAACATACTGGGAATTATTGGTCAAGACTCCGGATGGCAAAATCATAAGACCTAATGTTGGTGAGTCAACTAGGAAAATAGCTATCGatcaatcttttcatttcatcgtAAATCAGATTATAATACACAAAATGGATCTTGTTTGTAGGCATCGGATGTTACATTCCCAgcaaaaatgagaaaatcattCTGAAATTTTCAAAGTGGTGAATATCATGCAAATGATGTGCTTCAACATGGGATCAGAGAGCCAGCGTTGGAATCGTCTTTGTATCAGACAACGTGTATCTGTGTTTAATGCTGAGTGACATTAAAATCTGAATAAACAATCCTTCATCCATCATctgaataaatgtgttgatCTTAATGGACTCCAAtggattaataaataaataaatgaatgaatgaatgaataaataaataaataaatgaattgttgTCAACTTTAGTGACAAGGAGACACCTGACAAGTTGATAGGTAAGCTGATTAGTCTTGACTTTATCCTGTTTATTATGTTTCAGAGGTGTGCCTAATGTGACAGAAGGTCAAACAACTGTTGCTGTGCAAGCTTCAAAGTGACAGAATTGATAACACTTCACTGAACAAATCTAGCATATGTTGATAAAACACTTAATTTTCAgaggtcaggttttttttttagctaattTTGTAACCTTTGCTTCGACATGTAATTAAATCAAACAGTTTTGATACTGTAGGCAAAAATGCCTCtcaaagtatttcttttttttttaacagggcagtaagcgattctacagcaaaacacattttgtaaaaaacaaatatttctcacTGTCCGCtggctgttggttctgtgtgcgtgcaagAAAGAATTCAgtgttttcggctcagcccaggctctgtaaatcaaaaacaaaacaaatggtgcaggctgcaccaacaacactgcgagtgcagtttgtaaacatcactcgtcgacgtGCTAGCGGGCAGTGCTGCAACTCCGTggctttggcctagtggtttgcgcgtTGGTCTCCCACACCCGGGTACGTGGCCCAGCCAGGGCAGGacttccacaacaacaacaaagagagacagactttctccaaaattgctaactgcccctttaaatgtttGCTCTGCAAACTCAGgactaaaaacatatttttctcttttctcacaaGCTTTTGCTTTTAATTAGGTACCCCTTCATTTtagtatttgtttatttattcataaataaacaGAGCAATGCATTTTCATACGGGATGAAAATGCATATTGCATATTATTACTAATATTTTAGTTATCTCTGACTCAAGAGCTACAGGATCCAAATCCGACATGACTCATCTATTATGATTAAGATAatttattttagaaaacattgcatgaaaatttgaaaaaaaaaaaggttaactTCAGTGTAGTTTActttttaaaggggcagtaagcgattttggagaaagcttttttctcttttttttgttgttgtgattttactgctctgctCCGCAGCCTTTTTCCATTAACAGAGCGTGGACTTTTCCTGCTGCATacacaaaagcatcagctaacGGACAGTgaagaaatatttgcagatttttacaaaacttgtattgctttagaatagcttactgcccctttaaatcaaGACCACTTTTAAAAGCTTAGCGGTCATTTTATAATTGCACTCAGATGCTGAGGATTCAATTCACAAAACCACACTGTGGCAGGAGTAAGCTGCATGAATGTCTGGTCGCAGATGCAATGCAGTGTGCATACTGCAAAAAGTAAAGAAGTATACTTTTAATGCTTGGATTTATGTATCTCGGTTAACGTTAAGCATCTTCATTTACAACTCCACAGAGCATATAACATACAGACATATGGTAAAGAACTTGCgcacagatttatttaaaggATACTCCTGATTGTATTACTGTGACACTAAAGAGATTACCAACCCACCCATGGACTGTGGCATTGCAGCCAAGCCATGGTAGCATTGTAAAGACCGaaatgatctgatgatgatgatgatttagtCGTCTCAGATCCGATACCTTCTCCTTATTTCCTTTACCAGATCAGCAAACAGTCGAAATCATTCTTCTTTAAGCCTGGTCCTGCTCCAAAAACTTTGATACCTCTCCCCAACACGCCACACTGAAACAACCACTCATCACAATGCCCAGAGATAAAATGGGGCTTTATGTTCTGCTCAATTAGGAcactaattataataatgaacaACAAACAGGCGACACATAGCACAAGTAGAATGTTTATTAACAGCAATAGAAGGGGAAGCAAATGGCAAAAGCAGGCGTTTTGATaacttcactcacacacatcaggGAGATCCACTTCCAACAACACCCAGTCA
Coding sequences within it:
- the LOC118299694 gene encoding transcobalamin-1 isoform X2 — protein: MMMNPALHSAALLLLLLLPGTLTQDPVPIDVVVVNSQHSTPLTYPTHVAHRGILISALKRLMDSNENFKFTYTEDPNYGPYLKSVNGLAGSDKDRTYWELLVKTPDGKIIRPNVGIGCYIPSKNEKIILKFSKW